One window of the Capnocytophaga haemolytica genome contains the following:
- the lpdA gene encoding dihydrolipoyl dehydrogenase, which produces MSKYDIIVLGSGPGGYVTAIRASQLGFKVGLIEKENLGGVCLNWGCIPTKALLKSAQVFEYLKHAADYGLVVKGFDKDFKAVVKRSREVADGMSKGVQFLMKKNKIDVIEGFGKLKPGKKVEVTDKDGKKTEYAADHIIIATGARSRELPALPQDGKKVIGYRQALTLPELPKKMIVVGSGAIGIEFAYFYNSMGTEVTIVEFMPNIVPVEDEEVSKQLERSFKKIGINILTSAEVTKVDTSGKGVKAYVKTAKGEEVLEADILLSAVGIKTNIEGIGLEDVGIKVDRDKIQVDKFYQTNVPGYYAIGDVVPGQALAHVASAEGILCVEKIKGLHVEPLDYGNIPGCTYCTPEIASVGLTEKQAKEKGYDIKVGKFPFSASGKAKAAGNADGFIKVIFDAKYGEWLGCHMIGAGVTDMIAEAVVARKLETTGHEIIKTVHPHPTMSEAVMEAVAAAYGEVIHI; this is translated from the coding sequence ATGAGTAAATACGACATTATTGTACTTGGAAGTGGACCAGGTGGCTATGTTACAGCCATTCGCGCTTCACAATTAGGCTTTAAAGTAGGCTTAATTGAAAAAGAGAACTTAGGCGGTGTATGCCTTAACTGGGGTTGTATCCCTACTAAAGCCCTTTTGAAATCGGCTCAAGTGTTTGAGTATCTGAAACACGCTGCTGACTACGGTTTAGTGGTGAAAGGCTTTGACAAGGACTTCAAAGCAGTAGTAAAACGCAGCCGTGAGGTGGCTGACGGTATGAGCAAAGGGGTGCAATTCCTGATGAAGAAGAACAAGATTGACGTGATTGAAGGTTTTGGGAAACTTAAACCAGGCAAGAAGGTAGAGGTTACTGATAAAGATGGCAAGAAGACTGAATATGCTGCTGACCATATTATCATTGCCACAGGGGCACGCTCACGCGAATTGCCTGCTTTGCCACAGGACGGCAAGAAGGTTATCGGCTATCGACAAGCCCTTACCCTGCCTGAGCTACCTAAGAAAATGATCGTAGTAGGTAGTGGTGCTATCGGTATTGAGTTTGCTTATTTCTACAACTCTATGGGCACTGAGGTAACCATCGTTGAGTTTATGCCAAACATCGTTCCTGTGGAAGACGAGGAAGTATCAAAGCAATTAGAGCGCAGCTTCAAGAAGATCGGTATCAACATCCTTACCTCAGCCGAAGTTACTAAGGTAGACACCTCAGGCAAAGGCGTAAAGGCTTATGTGAAAACCGCTAAAGGTGAGGAAGTGCTTGAGGCAGATATCCTCCTTTCAGCTGTAGGTATCAAGACCAACATTGAAGGTATTGGCTTGGAAGATGTAGGCATCAAGGTAGATCGCGATAAGATTCAAGTAGACAAATTCTATCAGACTAATGTGCCAGGCTATTATGCTATTGGCGATGTGGTGCCAGGACAGGCTTTGGCACACGTAGCTTCTGCTGAGGGTATCCTTTGTGTTGAGAAGATCAAAGGCTTGCACGTTGAGCCGCTTGATTATGGCAATATCCCAGGTTGTACCTATTGTACTCCAGAGATTGCCTCAGTGGGCTTAACAGAAAAGCAGGCAAAAGAAAAGGGCTACGATATCAAAGTAGGTAAATTCCCATTCTCAGCTTCTGGGAAAGCAAAAGCAGCAGGTAATGCTGACGGCTTTATCAAGGTGATTTTCGATGCAAAATACGGTGAATGGCTTGGCTGCCATATGATTGGTGCAGGCGTTACCGATATGATTGCAGAGGCAGTAGTGGCCCGCAAATTGGAGACTACAGGTCACGAGATCATCAAGACGGTACACCCTCACCCTACAATGAGCGAGGCAGTTATGGAAGCCGTAGCAGCT
- a CDS encoding AI-2E family transporter — translation MDAKTIACGILRAVATIVLVVLGLYALYLLRAIVVYLVVSTVLTLMGMPLLTFLRRRCKIRSQALAALIVLVIFIVLTLGVIALFVPLLITQGQNLSVLDVNQLKENVEGLINYTLTSMGIRGNKFSIGVERLLDFIDIPSFLNSFISFISGFGVGLFSVLFITFFFLKDGKKMLIALLSLLSDKRKRTVKASIFKINNLLSRYFIGLLLQLFILFVIYTVVLLIFGVENAFMIALLCALLNIIPYVGPIIGFVLMALLTMSSNLHNDFMSVSLPTTIYVLIGFLVGQFIDNVFSQPLIFSNSVKSTALEIFLITLISGTLFGIVGMVVAIPAYTVLKVVLKEFYPNNKLVALLTKNI, via the coding sequence ATGGATGCAAAGACGATTGCTTGTGGTATTTTGCGAGCGGTGGCTACGATCGTGCTGGTGGTACTGGGGCTTTATGCGCTTTATCTGCTTAGGGCGATAGTGGTGTACTTGGTGGTTTCTACTGTGCTGACCTTGATGGGGATGCCGCTGCTTACGTTCCTCAGGCGGCGTTGTAAGATACGCAGTCAGGCATTGGCGGCGCTTATCGTACTGGTGATTTTCATTGTATTGACTCTCGGGGTGATTGCCCTCTTTGTGCCGCTACTGATCACTCAGGGGCAGAACCTCTCTGTGCTTGATGTCAATCAGCTGAAAGAGAATGTAGAAGGCTTGATAAATTACACATTGACCTCGATGGGCATACGCGGGAATAAGTTCTCCATCGGTGTGGAAAGGCTTTTGGATTTTATTGATATTCCGAGTTTTCTCAATTCGTTTATCTCGTTTATCAGTGGTTTTGGTGTGGGGCTTTTTTCGGTGCTCTTCATTACGTTCTTTTTTCTAAAAGATGGTAAGAAAATGCTTATTGCTTTGCTATCTTTGCTGTCGGATAAGCGTAAGCGTACTGTAAAAGCGTCTATTTTTAAGATTAACAACCTACTTTCGCGCTATTTTATAGGTCTTTTGTTGCAGTTGTTTATTCTTTTTGTGATTTACACGGTGGTATTACTCATTTTTGGTGTGGAAAATGCTTTTATGATAGCCCTTTTATGTGCTTTGCTGAATATTATTCCTTATGTGGGTCCGATTATTGGCTTTGTACTGATGGCATTGCTTACGATGAGTAGTAACCTACACAACGATTTTATGAGTGTGTCGCTCCCTACGACGATCTATGTGCTTATTGGGTTCTTAGTGGGGCAATTCATTGATAATGTGTTTAGTCAGCCTTTGATATTCTCTAATTCGGTGAAGTCGACGGCTTTGGAGATTTTCCTCATTACGCTGATCAGTGGTACGCTCTTCGGCATTGTAGGGATGGTGGTGGCAATTCCTGCTTATACGGTGCTGAAAGTGGTGCTGAAGGAGTTTTACCCGAATAATAAGCTAGTGGCACTGCTGACGAAGAATATTTAG
- the gyrA gene encoding DNA gyrase subunit A, which yields MTEREKLIPVDISDEMKSAYIDYSMSVIVSRALPDVRDGLKPVHRRVLFGMSELGVASNKPYKKSARIVGEVLGKFHPHGDTAVYDTMVRMAQSWSMRYMLVDGQGNFGSVDGDSPAAMRYTEARMRKFAEEMLVDIDKETVDMQLNFDDTIEEPTVLPTRIPTLLANGSSGIAVGMATNMPPHNLSEVVDGTIAYIDNPEIEIDELMKYIKAPDFPTAGVIYGYEGVKEAFRTGRGRVIIRAKANIEEVKGRECIVVTEIPYQVNKALMIKQTSELVKEGKLDGVADIKDESSRGNTRIIYILKRDAVANVVLNNLFKHTPLQTSFSVNNIVLVNGRPQLLNLKDLVHYFVEHRYDVVYRRTEFELRKAKERAHILEGLIIASDNIDEVIAIIRSSKSPDEARTRLMERFELTDIQSRAIVEMRLRQLTGLEQDKLRAEYEEVKALILDLEDILAKKERRTEIIKQELLEVKEKFGDERRSVIEYAGGEFSVEDMIPDDNMVITITHAGYIKRTPLNEYKTQNRGGVGQKASNTRDQDFLEHLFVSSNHQYMLFFTQKGKCFWMRVYEIPEGSKTAKGRAIQNLINIEQGDKIKAFVSVKNLKDTEYINSNYLIMATKQGIVKKTLLEQYSRPRQNGINAITIKEGDELIEARLTSGNSQLMLAIKSGRAIRFGEEKVRAVGRNSQGVRGIDLNTENDEVIGMIAIENPKEETVLVVSENGYGKRSFIDDPETGEAVYRITNRGGKGVKTISITEKTGNLVAIKSVLEGEDLMIINKSGIAIRLPIDDLRISGRATQGVRLINIKGKDSIAAVTKVMKEDEEENSEESTATEGESEA from the coding sequence ATGACAGAAAGAGAGAAACTCATCCCTGTGGATATCAGTGATGAGATGAAATCAGCCTACATCGATTATTCGATGTCGGTGATCGTATCACGCGCACTGCCTGACGTCCGCGATGGGCTCAAGCCTGTGCACCGCCGTGTGCTCTTCGGGATGTCCGAACTCGGGGTAGCCAGCAATAAGCCTTATAAGAAATCGGCGCGTATCGTCGGGGAAGTACTCGGTAAGTTCCACCCACACGGCGATACGGCTGTATATGACACAATGGTGCGTATGGCACAGAGTTGGAGTATGCGCTATATGCTCGTCGATGGGCAGGGTAACTTCGGTTCGGTAGACGGCGACTCGCCTGCGGCTATGCGTTACACCGAGGCTCGTATGCGCAAGTTCGCTGAAGAAATGCTAGTGGATATCGACAAGGAAACGGTGGATATGCAGCTAAACTTCGACGACACCATTGAAGAGCCTACTGTACTGCCTACGCGTATCCCAACGCTGCTGGCTAACGGCTCCTCAGGGATCGCTGTGGGGATGGCTACCAATATGCCGCCGCACAACCTCAGCGAGGTAGTCGATGGTACGATTGCTTATATCGATAACCCTGAAATTGAGATCGATGAGCTGATGAAGTACATCAAGGCTCCTGACTTCCCAACGGCGGGGGTGATCTACGGCTATGAAGGCGTAAAAGAGGCTTTCCGTACAGGTCGTGGACGGGTGATTATCCGTGCCAAAGCCAATATAGAAGAGGTGAAAGGGCGCGAGTGTATCGTGGTTACCGAAATCCCTTATCAGGTGAATAAAGCCTTGATGATCAAGCAAACTTCGGAGCTCGTCAAAGAAGGTAAGCTCGATGGTGTAGCCGATATTAAGGATGAGAGTTCGCGTGGTAATACGCGCATTATCTATATTTTAAAGCGCGATGCCGTTGCCAACGTAGTGCTGAACAACCTCTTTAAGCATACGCCGCTGCAAACCTCTTTCAGTGTGAATAATATCGTGCTGGTAAATGGTCGCCCGCAGCTGCTAAACCTCAAGGATTTGGTGCATTATTTTGTGGAACACCGCTACGATGTGGTATACCGCCGCACTGAGTTCGAATTGCGCAAAGCCAAAGAGCGCGCTCACATCTTAGAGGGTTTGATTATCGCTTCGGACAATATCGACGAGGTGATTGCTATCATCCGTTCGTCAAAGAGTCCTGATGAGGCGCGCACCCGATTGATGGAGCGTTTTGAGCTTACTGACATACAATCGCGTGCCATTGTGGAAATGCGCTTGCGTCAGCTCACAGGATTAGAGCAGGATAAGCTCCGCGCTGAGTATGAAGAAGTAAAGGCACTCATCTTGGATTTGGAAGATATTCTGGCAAAGAAAGAACGCCGCACAGAGATCATCAAACAAGAGCTTTTGGAAGTAAAAGAGAAGTTCGGCGATGAGCGTCGTTCCGTAATCGAATACGCAGGCGGTGAGTTCAGCGTGGAAGATATGATTCCTGATGACAATATGGTGATCACTATCACCCACGCGGGGTATATCAAACGTACGCCGCTGAATGAATACAAAACACAAAATCGCGGCGGTGTAGGACAAAAAGCCTCCAACACCCGCGATCAGGACTTCTTAGAACATCTCTTTGTAAGCTCCAATCACCAATATATGCTGTTCTTTACGCAGAAAGGCAAGTGCTTTTGGATGCGCGTTTACGAAATACCTGAAGGTAGCAAAACTGCCAAAGGGCGCGCTATTCAAAACCTGATCAACATCGAGCAGGGAGACAAAATTAAGGCTTTCGTAAGCGTGAAGAACCTCAAGGATACGGAATATATCAACAGCAATTACCTGATTATGGCAACAAAGCAGGGTATTGTGAAGAAGACGCTCCTCGAGCAGTACTCGCGTCCACGTCAGAACGGGATTAACGCCATTACCATCAAGGAGGGAGATGAGCTTATCGAAGCACGACTCACCTCAGGTAACAGTCAGCTGATGCTCGCTATCAAATCAGGGCGTGCGATTCGTTTTGGTGAGGAAAAAGTGCGCGCCGTAGGGCGTAACTCGCAAGGAGTGCGCGGTATCGACTTAAATACAGAGAATGACGAGGTTATCGGGATGATTGCCATTGAAAATCCGAAGGAAGAGACCGTACTCGTGGTTTCTGAGAATGGATATGGCAAGCGCTCGTTTATCGACGACCCAGAAACTGGCGAGGCGGTCTACCGCATTACCAATAGGGGTGGTAAAGGGGTGAAAACTATCTCTATCACCGAGAAAACGGGTAATT